The following coding sequences are from one Mycolicibacterium aichiense window:
- the secD gene encoding protein translocase subunit SecD: MASSSAPVHPYRWLALFLVLLIGVYLLVFLTGDKRSSPKLGIDLQGGTRVTLTARTPDGSRPTRDALNQAQQIIGARVNGLGVSGSEVVIDGDNLVITVPGNDGNEARNLGQTARLFIRPVIGQPIPVEAIKQQMQAAGVPGAGGPGGPVPAPAPGAPAPGAAPPGAPAPAAPAPAAGEPAAPPPAAPAPAPQPRPYPEEPAPSPTPAPPAPAPAPGQPPTAVPAPPAPGQPAPPAAPAPPDPRKDLAARINFEKQLRQSTNQNLLLIAVQYMAGKCDQPDILAGNDDPNLPLVACSQDHKYIYVLDKSIISGDQIKDASSGFDQQSGAYVVNVEFKDQAATTWADFTAANIGTQTAFTLDSQVVSAPQIREAIPGGRTQISGGNPPFTADTAKQLANVLKYGSLPLSFESSEAETVSATLGLASLRAGLIAGAIGLGLVLLYSLLYYRVLGLLTALSLVASGAMVFGILVLLGRYINYTLDLAGIAGLIIGIGTTADSFVVFFERIKDEIREGRSFRSAVPRGWARARKTILSGNAVTFLAAAVLYFLAVGQVKGFAFTLGLTTILDVVVVFLVTWPMVYLASKSPTMAKPAFNGLGAVQQIARERRAAATATGRR; the protein is encoded by the coding sequence GTGGCATCGTCTTCGGCGCCGGTGCATCCCTATCGATGGCTGGCGCTGTTCCTGGTCTTGCTCATCGGGGTGTACCTGCTGGTCTTCCTCACCGGAGACAAACGCTCCAGCCCCAAGCTGGGCATCGACCTGCAGGGCGGAACCCGCGTCACCCTGACCGCGCGCACCCCGGACGGCTCCCGTCCCACCCGCGACGCGTTGAACCAGGCTCAGCAGATCATCGGCGCCCGCGTCAACGGCCTGGGCGTGTCGGGCTCCGAAGTCGTGATCGACGGCGACAACCTCGTCATCACCGTCCCCGGTAATGACGGGAACGAGGCCCGCAACCTGGGCCAGACCGCCCGGCTGTTCATCCGTCCGGTGATCGGTCAGCCGATTCCGGTCGAGGCCATCAAGCAGCAGATGCAAGCGGCGGGCGTGCCCGGTGCGGGCGGACCCGGAGGTCCGGTGCCCGCGCCGGCGCCCGGCGCGCCGGCACCCGGCGCAGCGCCGCCGGGAGCGCCGGCCCCCGCAGCGCCGGCCCCCGCAGCCGGTGAGCCGGCCGCCCCGCCGCCGGCGGCACCCGCGCCGGCGCCGCAGCCGCGCCCCTACCCGGAAGAGCCGGCGCCGTCACCGACCCCAGCACCTCCGGCTCCCGCTCCCGCGCCGGGCCAGCCGCCGACCGCGGTCCCGGCTCCGCCCGCCCCAGGGCAGCCCGCCCCGCCCGCGGCGCCGGCCCCGCCGGATCCACGCAAGGACCTCGCGGCGCGCATCAACTTCGAGAAGCAGCTGCGGCAGAGCACCAACCAGAACCTGCTGCTGATCGCGGTGCAGTACATGGCGGGCAAGTGCGACCAGCCGGACATCCTCGCCGGTAACGACGACCCGAACCTGCCGCTGGTCGCGTGCTCGCAGGACCACAAGTACATCTACGTGCTGGACAAGTCGATCATCAGCGGCGACCAGATCAAGGACGCATCGTCGGGCTTCGATCAGCAGAGCGGCGCTTACGTCGTCAACGTCGAGTTCAAGGATCAGGCCGCCACCACGTGGGCCGACTTCACCGCCGCCAACATCGGCACTCAGACCGCGTTCACGCTCGACTCCCAAGTGGTCAGCGCCCCGCAGATCCGCGAAGCGATCCCCGGTGGACGCACCCAGATCAGCGGCGGCAACCCGCCGTTCACCGCCGACACCGCCAAACAATTGGCCAACGTCCTCAAGTACGGATCGCTGCCGTTGTCCTTCGAGTCATCGGAGGCCGAAACCGTCTCGGCGACACTGGGATTGGCGTCGCTGCGGGCGGGCCTGATCGCGGGTGCGATCGGCTTGGGTCTGGTGCTGCTGTACTCGCTGCTCTACTACCGGGTGCTGGGACTGTTGACGGCACTGTCGCTGGTCGCCTCCGGCGCCATGGTGTTCGGCATCCTGGTGCTGCTCGGCAGATACATCAACTACACCCTCGACCTGGCCGGTATCGCGGGTCTGATCATCGGTATCGGCACGACCGCCGACTCGTTCGTGGTGTTCTTCGAACGCATCAAGGACGAGATCCGGGAGGGGCGTTCGTTCCGCTCGGCGGTGCCGCGCGGTTGGGCTCGCGCCCGTAAGACGATCCTGTCCGGCAACGCGGTCACCTTCCTGGCCGCCGCGGTGCTGTACTTCCTGGCCGTCGGCCAGGTGAAGGGCTTCGCGTTCACCCTCGGCCTGACGACGATCCTCGACGTCGTCGTGGTGTTCCTGGTGACCTGGCCGATGGTGTATCTGGCGTCGAAGTCGCCGACGATGGCCAAACCGGCGTTCAACGGTCTCGGCGCGGTGCAGCAGATCGCCCGAGAACGGCGAGCCGCCGCCACTGCGACGGGACGGAGGTAA